From the Gadus chalcogrammus isolate NIFS_2021 chromosome 15, NIFS_Gcha_1.0, whole genome shotgun sequence genome, one window contains:
- the hif1an gene encoding hypoxia-inducible factor 1-alpha inhibitor isoform X2, with product MATATVVEADPSTTEGCAAMSDAQNIGWNESQLRKYSFQTKPIPRLSHTDPRAEMLINNEEPVVLTDTNLVYPALKWDIQYLQENIGNGDFSVYTAENHKFLYYDEKKMANVENFMPKSRRMEMKFPEFVDKMHETEEAEGEERVYLQQTLNDTVGRKIVVDFLGFNWNWINKQQAKRNWGQLTSNLLLIGMEGNVTPAHYDEQQNFFAQIKGHKRCILFHPDQFECLYPYPVHHPCDRQSQVDFDNPDYERFPNFRNLVGYETVVGPGDVLYIPMYWWHHIESLLDGGETITVNFWYKGALTPKRIEYPLRAHQKVAIMRNIEKMLGEALGDPREVGPLLNLMRRGRYDQGSS from the exons ATGGCAACTGCAACGGTGGTGGAGGCTGACCCATCTACGACCGAAGGCTGTGCCGCGATGTCTGATGCCCAAAACATTGGATGGAACGAGTCTCAGCTCCGAAAGTATTCTTTTCAAACAAAGCCCATACCGAGGCTCTCTCACACGGATCCCCGAGCCGAAATGCTTATAAATAACGAG GAACCCGTGGTTCTAACGGACACAAACCTCGTCTATCCAGCACTGAAATGGGACATTCAGTACCTGCAAGAGAACATTGGGAATGGGGATTTCTCTGTTTACACGGCAGAAAACCACAAATTCCTCTACTATGACGAGAAAAAGATGGCCAACGTTGAGAATTTCATGCCGAAATCGAGACGAATGGAAATGAAGTTCCCCGAGTTTGTGGATAAAATGCATGAAACGGAGGAAgcggagggggaagagag GGTCTATCTGCAGCAGACCCTGAACGACACGGTGGGCCGGAAGATCGTGGTGGACTTCCTGGGGTTCAACTGGAACTGGATTAACAAGCAGCAGGCCAAGAGGAACTGGGGACAGCTGACGTCCAACCTGCTGCTCATAGGCATGGAGG GCAACGTGACGCCGGCACATTATGACGAGCAGCAGAACTTCTTTGCGCAGATCAAAGGCCACAAAAGATGTATCCTCTTCCACCCGGACCAGTTCGAGTGTCTGTATCCGTACCCAGTCCACCACCCCTGTGACCGGCAGAGCCAG GTGGATTTTGATAACCCAGACTACGAGAGGTTTCCAAATTTCAGGAACTTGGTGGGCTATGAGACGGTGGTGGGGCCGGGAGATGTGCTGTACATCCCCATGTATTG GTGGCATCATATCGAGTCCTTGCTGGATGGGGGAGAGACCATAACTGTCAACTTCTGGTACAAG GGAGCGCTGACGCCCAAAAGGATAGAGTACCCGCTGCGAGCTCACCAGAAAGTAGCCATCATGAGGAACATCGAGAAGATGCTTGGAGAGGCCCTGGGAGATCCACGAGAA GTTGGACCCTTACTGAACCTGATGAGGAGGGGACGTTACGACCAGGGCTCAAGTTAG
- the hif1an gene encoding hypoxia-inducible factor 1-alpha inhibitor isoform X1 gives MATATVVEADPSTTEGCAAMSDAQNIGWNESQLRKYSFQTKPIPRLSHTDPRAEMLINNEEPVVLTDTNLVYPALKWDIQYLQENIGNGDFSVYTAENHKFLYYDEKKMANVENFMPKSRRMEMKFPEFVDKMHETEEAEGEERVYLQQTLNDTVGRKIVVDFLGFNWNWINKQQAKRNWGQLTSNLLLIGMEGNVTPAHYDEQQNFFAQIKGHKRCILFHPDQFECLYPYPVHHPCDRQSQVDFDNPDYERFPNFRNLVGYETVVGPGDVLYIPMYWWHHIESLLDGGETITVNFWYKGALTPKRIEYPLRAHQKVAIMRNIEKMLGEALGDPREVDTLVFYSYFSRVVHLMKSLWFSWKSLA, from the exons ATGGCAACTGCAACGGTGGTGGAGGCTGACCCATCTACGACCGAAGGCTGTGCCGCGATGTCTGATGCCCAAAACATTGGATGGAACGAGTCTCAGCTCCGAAAGTATTCTTTTCAAACAAAGCCCATACCGAGGCTCTCTCACACGGATCCCCGAGCCGAAATGCTTATAAATAACGAG GAACCCGTGGTTCTAACGGACACAAACCTCGTCTATCCAGCACTGAAATGGGACATTCAGTACCTGCAAGAGAACATTGGGAATGGGGATTTCTCTGTTTACACGGCAGAAAACCACAAATTCCTCTACTATGACGAGAAAAAGATGGCCAACGTTGAGAATTTCATGCCGAAATCGAGACGAATGGAAATGAAGTTCCCCGAGTTTGTGGATAAAATGCATGAAACGGAGGAAgcggagggggaagagag GGTCTATCTGCAGCAGACCCTGAACGACACGGTGGGCCGGAAGATCGTGGTGGACTTCCTGGGGTTCAACTGGAACTGGATTAACAAGCAGCAGGCCAAGAGGAACTGGGGACAGCTGACGTCCAACCTGCTGCTCATAGGCATGGAGG GCAACGTGACGCCGGCACATTATGACGAGCAGCAGAACTTCTTTGCGCAGATCAAAGGCCACAAAAGATGTATCCTCTTCCACCCGGACCAGTTCGAGTGTCTGTATCCGTACCCAGTCCACCACCCCTGTGACCGGCAGAGCCAG GTGGATTTTGATAACCCAGACTACGAGAGGTTTCCAAATTTCAGGAACTTGGTGGGCTATGAGACGGTGGTGGGGCCGGGAGATGTGCTGTACATCCCCATGTATTG GTGGCATCATATCGAGTCCTTGCTGGATGGGGGAGAGACCATAACTGTCAACTTCTGGTACAAG GGAGCGCTGACGCCCAAAAGGATAGAGTACCCGCTGCGAGCTCACCAGAAAGTAGCCATCATGAGGAACATCGAGAAGATGCTTGGAGAGGCCCTGGGAGATCCACGAGAAGTAGATACACTTGTTTTCTACTCCTACTTTTCTAGGGTTGTACACCTTATGAAATCCCTATGGTTTAGTTGGAAATCATTGGCGTGA